The following proteins come from a genomic window of Mustela lutreola isolate mMusLut2 chromosome 6, mMusLut2.pri, whole genome shotgun sequence:
- the GCLC gene encoding glutamate--cysteine ligase catalytic subunit, translating to MGLLSQGSPLSWEETKRHADHVRRHGILQFLHIYHAVKDRHKDVLKWGDEVEYMLVSFDHENKKVRLVLSGEEVLETLQEKGERTNPNHPTLWRPEYGSYMIEGTPGQPYGGTMSEFNTVEDNMRKRRKEATSLLGENQALCTITSFPRLGCPGFTLPEFKPNPVEGGASKSLFFPDEAINKHPRFSTLTRNIRHRRGEKVVINVPIFKDKNTPSPFIETFPEDEEAAKASKPDHIYMDAMGFGMGNCCLQVTFQACSISEARYLYDQLATICPIVMALSAASPFYRGYVSDIDCRWGVISASVDDRTREERGLEPLKNNNYRISKSRYDSIDSYLSECGEKYNDIDLTIDKEIYEQLLQEGIDHLLAQHVAHLFIRDPLTLFEEKIHLDDANESDHFENIQSTNWQTMRFKPPPPNSDIGWRVEFRPMEVQLTDFENSAYVVFVVLLTRVILSYKLDFLIPLSKVDENMKVAQKRDAVLRGMFYFRKDICKGGNTMVDGYGKAQHSTEQALEEYALMSIDTIINGKEGVFPGLIPILNSYLENMEVDVDTRCSILNYLKLIKKRASGELMTVARWMREFIANHPDYKQDSVITDEMNYSLILKCNQIANELCECPELLGPAFRKVKYSGSKTDSST from the exons GTGGAATACATGTTGGTGTCTTTTGATCATGAAAATAAGAAAGTCCGGTTGGTCCTATCCGGAGAGGAAGTTCTTGAAACTCTacaagaaaagggggaaaggacAAACCCAAA CCATCCTACCCTGTGGAGACCTGAGTATGGCAGTTACATGATTGAAGGCACACCCGGACAGCCGTACGGAGGAACGATGTCCGAGTTCAACACCGTCGAAGACAACATGAGGAAACGCCGGAAGGAAGCGACTTCTTTATTAGGAGAAAACCAGGCTCTCTGCACAATCACTTCATTTCCCAG ATTAGGCTGTcctgggttcacgctgccagAGTTCAAGCCCAATCCGGTTGAAGGAGGAGCTTCCAAgtccctcttctttcctgatgaaGCCATAAACAAGCACCCCCGCTTTAG TACCCTAACAAGAAATATCCgacacagaagaggagaaaaggttGTCATCAACGTACCAA TATTTAAGGACAAGAATACACCGTCTCCGTTTATAGAAACATTTCCTGAGGATGAGGAGGCAGCCAAGGCTTCTAAGCCTGATCATATTTACATGGATGCCATGGGATTTGGAATGGGCAATTGCTGTCTTCAG GTAACGTTCCAAGCCTGCAGCATATCGGAGGCCAGATACCTTTATGATCAGTTGGCCACTATCTGTCCAATTGTT atggCTTTGAGTGCGGCATCTCCTTTTTACCGAGGCTATGTGTCAGACATCGATTGTCGCTGGGGAGTGATTTCTGCATCTGTGGATGACAGAACTCGGGAGGAGAGAGGACTGGAG ccaCTGAAGAACAATAACTATAGGATCAGTAAGTCCCGATATGATTCGATAGACAGCTACTTATCTGAGTGCGGGGAGAAATACAATGACATCGACTTGACAATAGATAAAGAAATCTATGAGCAGCTGCTGCAGGAAG GCATTGATCATCTCCTGGCCCAGCATGTCGCTCATCTCTTCATTAGAGACCCACTGACTCTGTtcgaagagaaaatacacttggATGATGCCAATGAATCTGACCATTTTGAG aatattCAGTCTACAAATTGGCAGACAATGAGATTTAAGCCCCCTCCTCCAAACTCAGATATTGGATGGAGAGTAGAATTCCGACCCATGGAG GTTCAGTTAACAGACTTTGAGAACTCTGCATATGTGGTGTTTGTGGTGCTGCTTACCAGAGTGATCCTTTCATACAAACTGGATTTTCTCATTCCACTATCAAAG GTTGACGAAAACATGAAAGTTGCACAGAAACGAGACGCTGTCTTGCGGGGAATGTTTTATTTcaggaaagatatttgcaaag GTGGCAACACCATGGTGGACGGCTACGGCAAGGCCCAGCACAGCACGGAGCAGGCGCTTGAGGAGTACGCCCTGATGAGCATAGACACCATCATCAATGGGAAG GAAGGTGTGTTTCCCGGGCTGATCCCGATTCTGAACTCTTACCTTGAAAACATGGAAGTGGATGTGGACACCagatgcagtattctgaactacCTAAAGCTAATTAAGAAGAGAGCATCTG gagaACTAATGACAGTTGCCAGGTGGATGAGAGAGTTTATTGCAAACCATCCTGACTACAAGCAAGACAGTGTCATAACTGACGAAATGAACTACAGCCTTATTTTAAAGTGTAACCAGATTGCAAATGAATTATGTGAATGCCCAGAGTTACTTGGACCAGCATTTAGGAAAGTAAAATATAGTGGAAGTAAAACTGACTCTTCCACCTAG